Proteins from a single region of Shinella zoogloeoides:
- a CDS encoding VWA domain-containing protein, which produces MTDLDLEKLARRAPPAALDSARADALTAAMRAFDDAEKIVTAPQGSAGGGRRSSIFNRIWSPIMNRRLLAGSALATLLVVPVAGLVTYELVRNGTVPLATETQIAAKPVDAGERARQQEAKTETSSAGELAALQKSRQAQARQDLEAAATAKVAADSAQPTNMPAEEPLAEMRKEEVAAAAPESLAVGGAAATQNLSRVIAQPSAVADAVAMPAPEEDRERFASADPNPVKSVATDPVSTFSADVDTASYSYVRRSLLGGSLPDAEAVRVEELVNYFPYDWKGPETAEKPFNATVTVMPTPWNKDTELLHIGIKGFETVMTEQPPANLVFLIDVSGSMDEADKLPLLKSAFRLLVGKLKDTDTVSIVTYAGDAGVVLEPTQAKERQTILDAIDNLQPGGSTAGAAGIETAYRLAEKAFRKDGVNRVMLATDGDFNVGPASDEDLKRIIEERRKSGIFLSVLGFGRGNYNDGMMQTLAQNGNGTAAYIDTLAEAQKTLVEEAGSSLFPIAKDVKFQIEFNPERIAEYRLIGYETRTLNREDFNNDKVDAGDIGSGHRVTAIYEVTPKGSPAVLNDPLRYGKGEAAETQASGGSELAFLKMRWKKPDGDTSDLVTMPVTDANAVADVNAASGDVRFSVAVAAFGQKLKGVSALQDYAYGSILGLAEAAKGNDPFGYRAEFLKLVQLAEGLSGQK; this is translated from the coding sequence ATGACCGATCTCGACCTCGAAAAACTCGCCCGCCGCGCCCCGCCTGCCGCGCTGGATTCTGCGCGCGCCGATGCGCTGACCGCAGCCATGCGGGCCTTCGACGATGCGGAAAAAATTGTAACGGCGCCCCAAGGTTCGGCCGGTGGCGGGCGTCGAAGCTCCATCTTCAACCGGATATGGAGCCCCATCATGAACCGCAGACTTCTGGCCGGCTCGGCCCTCGCCACCTTGCTCGTCGTTCCCGTCGCCGGTCTCGTCACCTATGAACTGGTGCGCAATGGCACGGTGCCGCTGGCGACCGAAACGCAGATTGCGGCAAAGCCCGTCGATGCGGGTGAGCGTGCCCGCCAGCAGGAGGCCAAGACGGAGACGTCGAGCGCGGGCGAGCTTGCCGCTCTCCAGAAATCCAGGCAGGCGCAAGCACGGCAGGACCTGGAAGCTGCCGCTACCGCCAAGGTCGCCGCCGACAGCGCCCAGCCGACGAACATGCCTGCCGAAGAGCCGCTTGCCGAGATGCGCAAGGAAGAAGTTGCCGCTGCCGCACCGGAATCCCTTGCTGTTGGCGGCGCGGCGGCCACGCAGAATCTCAGCCGCGTCATTGCGCAGCCCTCGGCCGTCGCTGATGCGGTCGCCATGCCTGCGCCGGAGGAAGACCGCGAGCGCTTCGCCTCGGCCGATCCCAACCCGGTGAAGAGCGTCGCCACCGATCCCGTCTCGACCTTCTCGGCCGATGTCGACACGGCCTCGTACTCCTATGTGCGCCGGTCGCTGCTCGGCGGCAGCCTGCCGGATGCGGAGGCGGTGCGCGTCGAGGAACTGGTCAATTATTTCCCCTATGACTGGAAGGGGCCGGAGACGGCGGAAAAGCCGTTCAACGCCACCGTCACCGTCATGCCGACGCCGTGGAACAAGGATACCGAGCTGCTGCATATCGGCATCAAGGGCTTCGAGACCGTGATGACGGAGCAGCCCCCGGCCAATCTCGTCTTCCTCATCGACGTTTCCGGCTCGATGGACGAGGCGGACAAGCTGCCGCTGCTGAAGAGCGCCTTCCGCCTGCTCGTCGGCAAGCTGAAGGACACCGATACCGTGTCTATCGTCACCTATGCAGGCGATGCCGGCGTGGTGCTGGAGCCGACGCAGGCGAAGGAGCGGCAGACGATTCTCGATGCCATCGACAATCTCCAGCCCGGCGGCTCGACGGCCGGCGCGGCGGGCATCGAGACGGCCTACAGGCTCGCCGAAAAGGCCTTTAGGAAGGATGGCGTCAACCGCGTCATGCTGGCGACGGACGGCGATTTCAATGTCGGCCCGGCGAGCGACGAGGACCTGAAGCGCATCATCGAGGAGCGCCGCAAGAGCGGCATCTTCCTTTCCGTACTCGGCTTCGGCCGCGGCAATTACAATGACGGCATGATGCAGACGCTGGCGCAGAACGGCAACGGCACGGCCGCCTATATCGATACGCTCGCCGAGGCGCAGAAAACGCTGGTGGAGGAGGCGGGATCCTCGCTCTTCCCCATCGCCAAGGATGTGAAGTTCCAGATCGAGTTCAACCCGGAGCGCATCGCCGAATACCGCCTGATCGGCTACGAGACCCGCACGCTGAACCGCGAGGACTTCAACAACGACAAGGTGGATGCCGGCGATATCGGCTCGGGCCACCGCGTCACGGCGATCTACGAAGTGACGCCGAAGGGCAGCCCGGCCGTGCTGAACGACCCGCTGCGCTACGGCAAGGGGGAGGCGGCCGAAACGCAGGCTTCGGGCGGTTCGGAACTCGCCTTCCTCAAAATGCGCTGGAAGAAGCCGGATGGCGATACGAGCGATCTCGTTACGATGCCGGTGACGGACGCCAATGCGGTTGCCGATGTGAATGCGGCTTCCGGGGACGTGCGCTTCTCGGTCGCGGTCGCCGCCTTCGGGCAGAAGCTCAAGGGTGTCTCCGCCCTGCAGGATTACGCCTATGGCTCGATCCTCGGCCTTGCGGAAGCCGCCAAGGGCAACGATCCCTTCGGCTACCGGGCGGAATTCCTGAAGCTGGTGCAACTGGCCGAGGGGCTTTCCGGGCAGAAATAG
- a CDS encoding RNA polymerase sigma factor, with the protein METELVEKAALGDRQAFAALVESRYDFIHAVAWRWCGDRQDAEDVAQEVCIRLAAAIRGFKGASRFGTWLYTVTLNAARDQMRKRRRAEWRDAAYLRERAVLEGGPQEGDNEDLWQAVRQLPDKQRDAVLLIYGEGLSHAAAAEVLGCAETTISWHVHEARKRLKVLLRDAAA; encoded by the coding sequence GTGGAAACAGAACTCGTCGAGAAAGCGGCTTTGGGGGACCGGCAGGCATTCGCCGCGCTAGTCGAAAGCCGCTATGATTTCATTCACGCCGTCGCCTGGCGATGGTGCGGCGACCGGCAGGACGCCGAGGACGTGGCGCAGGAGGTGTGCATACGCCTTGCCGCCGCCATTCGCGGCTTCAAGGGCGCGAGCCGCTTCGGCACATGGCTTTACACCGTGACGCTGAACGCCGCCCGCGACCAGATGCGCAAGCGCCGCCGGGCCGAATGGCGCGATGCGGCCTATCTGCGTGAGCGGGCCGTGCTGGAAGGCGGCCCGCAGGAGGGCGACAACGAGGACCTCTGGCAGGCCGTGCGCCAGCTTCCCGACAAGCAGCGCGACGCCGTGCTGCTCATCTATGGTGAAGGCCTGAGCCACGCCGCTGCGGCCGAGGTGCTCGGCTGCGCCGAAACGACGATTTCCTGGCATGTGCACGAGGCCCGCAAGCGCCTGAAGGTGCTTTTGCGCGATGCCGCCGCGTGA
- a CDS encoding phosphodiester glycosidase family protein, producing MAEPPKCAGIEHLSGRYTVCTFDPAKDAIRLYGARTLDTAGATYDQLNTHLLRNGQHMSFAMNGGMYHHDYGPVGLLVEDGKETGALNHDDAFGNFFMKPNGVFWVAEGKAGVMETEAFAKAGLSPVAATQSGPMLVIDGKIHPRFLPDATSLQIRNGVGILPDGRVAFAISDVPVRFHDFATLFRDRLQCNNALFLDGSISSLYAPEIRRHDRDAVMGTIIAVVKKLPW from the coding sequence ATGGCCGAACCGCCGAAATGCGCCGGGATCGAGCATCTTTCCGGCCGTTATACCGTCTGCACCTTCGATCCGGCGAAGGACGCGATCCGGCTTTACGGCGCGAGGACGCTGGACACGGCGGGGGCGACCTACGACCAGCTCAACACGCATCTTCTGCGCAACGGGCAGCATATGAGCTTCGCCATGAATGGCGGCATGTATCACCACGACTACGGGCCGGTCGGGCTGCTGGTGGAGGATGGCAAGGAGACGGGCGCGCTCAATCACGACGATGCCTTCGGCAATTTCTTCATGAAGCCGAATGGCGTGTTCTGGGTAGCGGAGGGCAAGGCCGGCGTGATGGAGACGGAGGCTTTTGCCAAGGCCGGCCTTTCGCCCGTCGCGGCAACGCAATCCGGGCCGATGCTCGTCATCGACGGGAAGATCCATCCTCGTTTCCTGCCGGATGCCACCAGCCTGCAAATCCGCAACGGCGTCGGCATCCTGCCGGATGGGCGCGTCGCCTTCGCTATTTCCGATGTTCCGGTGCGTTTCCACGACTTCGCGACGCTCTTCCGCGACCGGCTGCAATGCAACAATGCGCTCTTCCTCGACGGTAGTATTTCCAGCCTCTATGCGCCGGAAATCCGGCGGCATGACCGCGATGCGGTGATGGGCACGATCATCGCTGTCGTGAAAAAACTGCCCTGGTGA
- a CDS encoding 4Fe-4S dicluster domain-containing protein: MRARRPDTNNIRAALEPHGLFLRGFVNFAEGETAPQLADGRPAGSVVLIGNIGSSLWPAFSRWRETQPDRGGSDPLDTWSKAVLHPVAAAVDATVWFPSDPPWQPFQQWAMRAEGLKTSPLGILIHPVYGLWHGYRGALGFVERIEEERFAAKPHPCDHCPDKPCLTTCPAGAVHAGAFDVPACRSHLRTQEGQAGCMLSGCLARAACPVGAAYRYDDAQLRFHMAALSL, translated from the coding sequence GTGAGGGCGCGTCGTCCCGATACGAACAACATCCGTGCGGCTCTCGAGCCGCACGGTCTTTTTTTGCGTGGCTTCGTGAATTTCGCCGAGGGCGAGACCGCCCCGCAACTGGCGGACGGCCGCCCCGCCGGAAGCGTCGTGCTCATCGGCAATATCGGCTCCTCCCTCTGGCCCGCCTTCTCGCGCTGGCGCGAGACGCAGCCGGATCGCGGCGGCAGCGATCCCCTGGACACCTGGTCGAAAGCGGTTCTCCATCCCGTCGCTGCGGCGGTGGACGCCACCGTCTGGTTTCCCTCCGACCCGCCCTGGCAACCCTTCCAGCAATGGGCCATGCGCGCGGAGGGCCTGAAGACCTCGCCACTCGGCATCCTCATCCACCCCGTTTACGGCCTCTGGCATGGCTATCGTGGCGCGCTGGGTTTTGTGGAGAGGATCGAGGAGGAACGGTTCGCGGCAAAACCCCATCCCTGCGACCACTGTCCCGACAAACCATGCCTGACCACCTGTCCCGCCGGCGCGGTCCATGCGGGAGCCTTCGACGTGCCGGCCTGCCGCTCGCATCTGCGCACGCAGGAGGGGCAGGCGGGCTGCATGCTCTCCGGCTGTCTCGCCCGCGCGGCCTGTCCTGTGGGTGCCGCCTATCGCTACGACGACGCGCAACTGCGCTTCCACATGGCGGCGCTGTCGCTTTGA
- a CDS encoding trimethylamine methyltransferase family protein: MSEDIQQAAGEGGGRRSREGRGAAARRASRTGGGPGPSLPYITRKVKEYEVLDEEGLSLIERNADRVLEEIGIEFRDDPEALALWKDAGADVRGERVHFPKGLCRELLKTAPSDFTWHARNAERNAHIGGKATVFAPVYGPPFVRDLDGNRRYATIEDFRNFVKLAYMAPSMHSSGGTVCEPVDVPVNKRHLDMVYSHIKYSDKPFMGSVTAPERAEDTIAMAKLVFGDDFVEKNTVTLNLINANSPMVFDETMVGALKVYARHNQACVVSPFILSGAMSPVTVAGTLTQILAEVLAGASFTQLIRKGAPVLFGTFAASISMQSGAPTFGSPEPSLVSYGAAQLARRLGLPFRTGGSLCGSKIPDAQAAHESANTLNMTLLAGTNFVLHAAGWLEGGLVASYEKFMIDQDQLGMQQKFAEGIDLSETAQALDAIREVGPGSHYLGCAHTQANFQSAFYRSPLADNNSFEQWEIEGQKRIEERANALCRTWLEHYEAPYLDPSIDDALLEYVAKRKESMPDAFT, encoded by the coding sequence ATGAGCGAGGACATCCAGCAGGCAGCAGGCGAGGGCGGCGGACGCCGTTCGCGCGAGGGACGCGGCGCGGCCGCACGGCGCGCATCGCGCACGGGGGGCGGTCCCGGCCCGTCGCTGCCCTACATCACCCGCAAGGTGAAGGAATACGAGGTTCTCGACGAGGAAGGCCTGTCGCTGATCGAGCGCAATGCCGACCGCGTGCTGGAGGAGATCGGCATCGAATTCCGCGACGACCCGGAAGCCCTGGCGCTCTGGAAGGATGCCGGCGCGGATGTGCGCGGCGAGCGCGTGCATTTTCCCAAGGGCCTGTGCCGTGAGCTTCTGAAGACCGCTCCGTCCGATTTCACCTGGCATGCCCGCAACGCCGAGCGCAACGCGCATATCGGCGGCAAGGCCACCGTCTTCGCGCCGGTCTATGGCCCGCCCTTCGTGCGCGACCTCGACGGCAATCGCCGCTATGCGACCATCGAGGACTTCCGCAATTTCGTGAAGCTCGCCTATATGGCGCCGTCCATGCATTCCTCCGGCGGCACGGTCTGCGAGCCGGTGGACGTTCCGGTGAACAAGCGTCACCTGGACATGGTCTACAGCCATATCAAATATTCCGACAAGCCGTTCATGGGCTCGGTCACCGCGCCGGAACGCGCGGAAGACACGATCGCCATGGCCAAGCTCGTCTTCGGCGACGATTTCGTCGAGAAGAACACGGTCACGCTCAACCTCATCAACGCCAATTCGCCGATGGTCTTCGACGAGACCATGGTGGGCGCGCTGAAGGTCTATGCCCGTCATAATCAGGCCTGCGTCGTCTCGCCGTTCATCCTGTCGGGCGCCATGAGCCCGGTCACGGTCGCCGGCACGCTGACGCAGATTCTTGCCGAGGTTCTCGCCGGCGCGTCCTTCACCCAGCTCATCCGCAAGGGTGCGCCGGTGCTGTTCGGCACCTTCGCCGCCTCGATCTCCATGCAGTCGGGCGCGCCGACCTTCGGTTCGCCGGAGCCGTCGCTCGTCTCCTACGGCGCGGCGCAGCTCGCCCGCCGCCTTGGCCTGCCGTTCCGTACGGGCGGCTCGCTCTGCGGCTCGAAGATTCCGGATGCGCAGGCGGCCCACGAATCGGCCAACACGCTGAACATGACGCTGCTCGCCGGCACGAATTTCGTGCTGCACGCGGCCGGCTGGCTCGAAGGCGGCCTCGTCGCCTCCTACGAGAAGTTCATGATCGACCAAGACCAGCTCGGCATGCAGCAAAAGTTCGCCGAAGGCATCGACCTTTCGGAGACTGCGCAGGCGCTCGACGCCATCCGCGAAGTCGGCCCGGGCAGCCACTATCTCGGCTGCGCCCATACCCAGGCCAACTTCCAGAGCGCCTTCTACCGCTCGCCGCTCGCCGACAACAACTCGTTCGAGCAGTGGGAGATCGAAGGCCAGAAGCGCATCGAGGAGCGCGCCAACGCGCTCTGCCGCACCTGGCTGGAGCACTATGAGGCGCCGTATCTCGATCCGTCGATCGACGATGCGCTGCTCGAATACGTTGCCAAGCGCAAGGAATCGATGCCGGACGCCTTTACCTGA
- a CDS encoding corrinoid protein encodes MSDDEIILADLSDEELVQQMHDDLYDGLKEEIEEGTNILLERGWAPYDVLTQALVEGMRIVGVDFRDGILFVPEVLLSANAMKAGMSILRPLLAATGAPKQGKMVIGTVKGDIHDIGKNLVGMMMEGAGFDVIDLGINNPVENYLEAIEREQPDILGMSALLTTTMPYMKVVIDTMKEKGLRDDYVVLVGGAPLNEEFGKAVGADAYCRDAAVAVETAKEFMKRKHNMLAG; translated from the coding sequence ATGTCTGACGACGAAATCATTCTCGCCGATCTCTCCGACGAAGAGCTTGTGCAGCAGATGCACGACGACCTCTACGACGGCCTCAAGGAGGAGATCGAAGAGGGCACGAACATCCTGCTCGAACGCGGCTGGGCTCCCTATGACGTGCTGACCCAGGCGCTCGTCGAAGGCATGCGCATCGTCGGCGTCGACTTCCGCGACGGCATCCTCTTCGTTCCGGAAGTGCTGCTTTCGGCCAATGCCATGAAGGCCGGCATGTCGATCCTGCGTCCGCTGCTCGCCGCCACCGGCGCGCCGAAGCAGGGCAAGATGGTCATCGGCACCGTCAAGGGCGACATCCACGACATCGGCAAGAACCTCGTCGGCATGATGATGGAAGGCGCGGGCTTCGACGTCATCGACCTCGGCATCAACAACCCGGTCGAAAACTACCTCGAAGCCATCGAGCGCGAGCAGCCGGATATCCTCGGCATGTCCGCCCTGCTGACCACCACCATGCCCTACATGAAGGTCGTCATCGACACGATGAAGGAAAAGGGCCTGCGCGACGACTACGTCGTTCTCGTCGGCGGCGCGCCGCTGAACGAGGAATTCGGCAAGGCCGTCGGTGCGGACGCCTATTGCCGCGACGCGGCCGTCGCCGTTGAAACGGCCAAGGAATTCATGAAGCGCAAGCACAACATGCTTGCAGGCTGA
- a CDS encoding entericidin domain-containing protein translates to MTAKHLARFGIVLTALIMLSACGNTIRGLGRDTANAVDATKDAGNNIARAAN, encoded by the coding sequence ATGACCGCGAAACATCTCGCCCGTTTCGGTATCGTACTCACCGCGCTGATCATGCTCAGCGCCTGCGGCAACACCATTCGCGGCCTGGGCCGGGATACGGCCAACGCCGTCGACGCGACGAAGGATGCCGGCAACAACATCGCACGCGCCGCCAACTGA
- a CDS encoding DUF1638 domain-containing protein, with protein MNHFESKVRPAKPEGERTPPEKLRVIACGAIAREVLAIRDANGLDHIDLQCLPAIWHAHPEKIAPGVEQAIGEARAEGFSRIFVGYADCGTGGLLDKVCEREGVERIAGPHCYSFFAGNEAFAAKDDDVTSFFLTDFLARQFRSFVIEPLGLDRHPQLKEMYFGNYRKVVYLSQIEDEALQQKAKEAADYLGLAYEYRFTGYGDLTGELLRAR; from the coding sequence ATGAATCACTTCGAATCGAAAGTTAGACCAGCAAAGCCGGAAGGGGAACGTACCCCCCCTGAAAAATTACGGGTGATCGCCTGCGGCGCCATCGCCCGCGAAGTCCTCGCCATCCGGGATGCGAACGGTCTCGACCATATCGACCTGCAATGTCTTCCCGCCATCTGGCACGCCCATCCGGAAAAGATCGCCCCCGGCGTGGAACAGGCGATCGGGGAGGCCCGGGCCGAAGGCTTTTCGCGCATCTTCGTCGGCTATGCCGATTGCGGCACCGGCGGACTGCTCGACAAGGTCTGCGAGCGCGAGGGCGTCGAGCGCATCGCCGGCCCGCACTGTTATTCCTTCTTCGCCGGCAACGAAGCCTTCGCGGCCAAGGACGACGACGTGACGTCCTTCTTCCTTACCGACTTCCTCGCCCGCCAGTTCCGCTCCTTCGTCATCGAGCCGCTCGGCCTCGACCGGCATCCGCAGTTGAAGGAGATGTATTTCGGCAATTACCGCAAGGTCGTCTACCTCTCGCAGATCGAGGACGAGGCCCTGCAGCAGAAGGCGAAGGAAGCCGCAGACTATCTCGGCCTCGCCTACGAATACCGCTTCACCGGCTATGGCGACCTGACGGGCGAACTGCTGCGGGCGCGTTAG
- a CDS encoding formyl transferase encodes MTERETRMETVAMLIQPGTNPEIVVNAVRAAFPNLVVIEEQPESKALFIRRRARKLGWVQALGQLATMVVSRYGKRFTAARAAEILEEFGANPQIDSTIRRIAVPSANSPDFLKVLDGVRPAALLLVSTRMLKAETLAAIPCPVLNLHAGINPQYRGLQGGYWSRVMADEANFGATVHLVDAGVDTGGVLYQHRLEPSKRDTMHTYPLLQTAAATGIVVAALRDAVCGDLKPLKIAAPSRQWYHPPIWTWLWNGVTRGIW; translated from the coding sequence ATGACGGAACGCGAGACGCGAATGGAAACGGTGGCGATGCTGATCCAGCCCGGCACCAACCCCGAAATCGTCGTCAACGCCGTCAGGGCGGCCTTCCCGAATCTCGTGGTGATCGAGGAACAGCCCGAATCGAAGGCGCTCTTCATCCGGCGACGCGCCAGGAAACTCGGCTGGGTGCAGGCGCTGGGACAGCTCGCGACCATGGTCGTCTCCAGATACGGCAAGCGCTTCACCGCCGCCCGCGCTGCCGAAATCCTCGAAGAATTCGGCGCAAATCCTCAAATCGACTCGACAATCCGTCGGATCGCCGTTCCCTCCGCCAACAGCCCGGATTTCCTGAAGGTGCTCGACGGCGTTCGCCCGGCAGCGCTGCTTCTCGTCAGCACCCGCATGCTGAAGGCCGAAACGCTCGCCGCCATCCCCTGCCCCGTCCTCAACCTGCATGCCGGCATCAACCCGCAATATCGCGGCCTGCAGGGCGGCTACTGGTCGCGCGTCATGGCCGACGAGGCGAACTTCGGCGCGACCGTGCATCTCGTCGATGCGGGCGTGGATACCGGCGGCGTGCTCTACCAGCATCGCCTCGAACCGTCCAAACGCGACACGATGCACACCTATCCGCTGCTCCAGACGGCGGCGGCGACCGGCATCGTCGTCGCGGCGCTGCGCGATGCGGTTTGCGGTGACCTCAAGCCTTTGAAAATAGCGGCGCCCTCGCGGCAATGGTATCATCCGCCGATCTGGACCTGGCTCTGGAACGGCGTGACCCGCGGCATCTGGTAA
- a CDS encoding virulence factor: MADRIIVYWRDIPAQVIIKKGRTNAKRELSLRFTEAIDMCAMRTGAAETDDYLAEWRKADPVPVSDDLEAEADKAAAELEAAYDRERLVALVKAGGRDNG; the protein is encoded by the coding sequence ATGGCAGACCGCATCATCGTCTACTGGCGCGACATCCCCGCCCAGGTCATCATCAAGAAGGGCCGCACGAACGCCAAGCGGGAGCTGTCGCTGCGCTTCACCGAGGCGATCGACATGTGCGCCATGCGCACCGGCGCCGCCGAGACGGACGACTACCTCGCCGAATGGCGCAAGGCCGATCCGGTCCCGGTTTCCGACGATCTCGAAGCCGAGGCCGACAAGGCCGCCGCCGAGCTGGAAGCCGCCTATGACCGCGAGCGCCTCGTCGCCCTCGTCAAGGCCGGAGGCCGCGACAATGGCTGA
- a CDS encoding methylenetetrahydrofolate reductase C-terminal domain-containing protein translates to MADAVQKPGNAAPAKKAATGAFTPAGVSPSRRSRHKYTIRLWAVRNSRFFEWFYNRFAQGFLLLHPVWKLFGYQRVERPITFVERHVKGFLFDCRMCGQCALSSTGMSCPMNCPKQLRNGPCGGVRANGNCEVEPDMPCVWVQAWKGSQNMANGNAIMNVQKPVNQSLRETSSWLRVTAEAAAAREADASAGKDA, encoded by the coding sequence ATGGCTGACGCCGTCCAGAAGCCCGGTAATGCCGCGCCCGCCAAGAAGGCCGCCACCGGCGCCTTCACCCCGGCCGGCGTCTCCCCGAGCCGCCGCTCGCGCCACAAATACACGATCCGCCTGTGGGCCGTGCGCAACTCGCGCTTCTTCGAGTGGTTCTACAACCGCTTCGCCCAAGGCTTCCTGCTGCTGCACCCGGTCTGGAAGCTCTTCGGCTACCAGCGCGTGGAGCGACCGATCACCTTCGTCGAGCGCCATGTGAAGGGTTTCCTCTTCGACTGTCGCATGTGCGGCCAGTGCGCTCTGTCCTCCACGGGCATGTCCTGCCCGATGAACTGTCCCAAGCAGCTTCGCAACGGTCCCTGCGGCGGCGTGCGCGCCAACGGCAATTGCGAAGTGGAGCCGGACATGCCCTGCGTCTGGGTACAGGCATGGAAGGGCTCGCAGAACATGGCGAACGGGAATGCCATCATGAACGTGCAGAAGCCGGTGAACCAGTCGCTGCGTGAAACCTCCTCCTGGCTGCGCGTGACGGCCGAAGCCGCCGCTGCCCGGGAAGCCGACGCCTCCGCCGGAAAGGACGCCTGA
- a CDS encoding methylenetetrahydrofolate reductase — protein sequence MAHIDENPLGAHLPLDPLPGHSSLGRLERVLRRGEFAVTTELNPPDSANPEDVYARAAIFDGWVDGINAVDASGANCHMSSVGICALLTRMGYAPIMQIACRDKNRIAIQGDVLGAAAMGVCNIMCLTGDGVQAGDQPGAKPVFDLDCMSLLETVRIMRDNSKFLSGRKLTTPPKVFLGAAINPFAPPHDFRPYRLAKKIEAGAQFVQSQYCFDVPMFREYMKKVRDLGLHEKCYILVGVGPMASAKTAKWIRSNVPGIHIPDAVIKRLEGAEDQKKEGKQLCIDIINEVKEIEGVSGIHVMAYRQEEYVAEMVHDSGVLKGRQPWKREPNPVDQLIAERIEAARNGQEQDQQQMAGQAAQQPH from the coding sequence ATGGCGCATATCGACGAAAACCCGCTCGGCGCGCACCTGCCGCTCGATCCGCTTCCCGGCCATTCCTCGCTCGGCCGCCTCGAACGCGTCCTGCGCCGCGGCGAATTCGCCGTGACGACGGAACTCAACCCGCCGGACAGCGCCAACCCGGAAGACGTCTATGCCCGCGCCGCGATCTTCGACGGCTGGGTGGACGGCATCAACGCGGTGGACGCTTCGGGCGCCAACTGCCACATGTCGTCCGTCGGCATCTGCGCGCTTTTGACCCGCATGGGCTATGCGCCGATCATGCAGATCGCCTGCCGCGACAAGAACCGCATCGCCATCCAGGGCGACGTGCTGGGCGCGGCCGCCATGGGCGTGTGCAACATCATGTGCCTCACCGGCGACGGCGTGCAGGCCGGCGACCAGCCGGGCGCAAAGCCGGTCTTCGACCTCGACTGCATGTCGCTGCTCGAAACGGTGCGCATCATGCGCGACAATTCGAAATTCCTGTCGGGCCGCAAGCTGACGACGCCGCCGAAGGTCTTCCTCGGCGCGGCGATCAACCCCTTCGCCCCGCCCCACGACTTCCGCCCCTATCGCCTCGCCAAGAAGATCGAGGCCGGCGCGCAGTTCGTGCAGAGCCAGTATTGCTTCGATGTTCCCATGTTCCGGGAATACATGAAGAAGGTGCGCGACCTCGGCCTGCACGAGAAGTGCTACATCCTCGTCGGCGTCGGGCCGATGGCCTCCGCCAAGACGGCCAAGTGGATCCGCTCCAACGTGCCGGGCATCCACATTCCCGATGCGGTCATCAAGCGCCTGGAAGGCGCGGAAGACCAGAAGAAGGAAGGCAAGCAGCTCTGCATCGACATCATCAACGAGGTGAAGGAGATAGAGGGCGTTTCCGGCATTCACGTCATGGCCTACCGCCAGGAAGAATATGTCGCGGAAATGGTGCATGATTCCGGCGTGCTGAAGGGCCGCCAGCCCTGGAAGCGCGAGCCGAACCCGGTCGACCAGCTCATTGCCGAACGCATCGAGGCGGCGCGCAACGGTCAGGAACAGGACCAGCAGCAGATGGCCGGACAGGCCGCCCAGCAACCCCATTGA